The following nucleotide sequence is from Cicer arietinum cultivar CDC Frontier isolate Library 1 chromosome 2, Cicar.CDCFrontier_v2.0, whole genome shotgun sequence.
TCATGGTCTAGTCGTCTTCCTCATTCTagtccaacaatcccccacacTCCTAGTCCTCATCTCTTTTTTAGCACACCTCTTTGTTCCTTTTTTGCCCAATCCTTGTTATATGTCCCTCTAGATCACTTCTCTCAAGAAATCTCCTCATCCTCGATGTGCTTACTGACCTTCATCTGGATCTCATTTATGGAACTTGCCTTGCATATAATTAAGGCTTGGTTGAAAGTTCCCAAGATCAAACTTTTCTCAAAGGCCATGATAAAGATATCTTATTTTGGCTTTGTCACTATAAGGGTGACGTTGTTGAACCATACCTGATACTCTTCAAATACGTAGTTGAGCTTTGTTGGACATCAAAAAAGTCTTTGATTAAGAATATGAGGAAAATTGGACAACAAAACGAGTTGTCAAGTCATTAAAACATGTGACGAACTTAGGAGGCAAACCTACAATCCACTTATGAGCTACATCTTTCAAAGTCCCAACAACCATTTTGTAGCTCAAGGTGTCATCACCTCCGCTTATAGACATTTGCGTTTGAAATGTCGAGAGGTGACTCTAGTGGTGTCAACCTCAATGACAATACTTTATAGGAGCTCGATCTGGTGCCTCAGCTCCCTTTCTCTAACCTACATATGGTTCCTAAGCTTGCATTCTCGATTCTCCAATTGTTGTCTCAGCAACCTCCCAAACTTGAGCATCTTCTTGATGGTTTTGTTCATCCCCGTTATGTTGTTGTCGGTCCATGTTTTGTTCTTGGAGCTCACATACTACCTCCAATAGATGAGCTAGTAGTGGGTTGTAGTCCTTGTTTAGCATAAAACCAAACGAGGTTTTGGTTGGTCTATGTGTTACCATACGGGtaaaattgttgaaaaaaaaagaactagTTCGTTGGAAATTTTACCATAGCCCAAAAGCGGGCGCCAATGTTTATGTATTAAAACTTAAGATACAAATAGTGAGCTATCCTATGATGCTACGTAAGAGGATATCCAAGAATACCTTGAAATAGCTAAggtaaaaaaacattatttaagATAATATGAATCTAGGCCTTTTTCCTCCTATGTATTTAGGTTTATAGTCCTTATTTATTGACCTGAATAGGCAAGCTAAGCTAGGCATGACTTGAATTGTGGGGATGATCTTGGCATAACTTGAATGGTTGAGCTGAGCTACGCCTGGTCTAGATGGTGAAGTTGAGCTAGGAAATGAACCATCTTAATAAGTAAATCTCGGTTTAAGTTTACCATATCCATTTATGTTCTCACTTTAGCAATCAATACAACTAATCTATATAGGAAATATCTCATATAGTAtttcattccttttttttttggctCCATAAGTAAATCTCGCTTCAGTTTTACTATGCTCTTTTTGATTTCATTAATCTAACGAACCatcttaataaaaatttaagaatgTAATCATCAAAATAACTATCTAGTGGATATATTaacattttactttttttatgcCAATTTCTACATAGGCTTATATTTTGATGGAGCATATATATGAAAAGTAAATCAATTGAAAGGAAGCTTGTAATTATGGTTGTAGAAAGAGAGGATACATGAGAATAAAATAATGGGATGCACTACAATGTGCAGGGACCCTCGTATTTATATTACTAGGTTAACATAGTAGTAAATAGAATGACAAGTGGGTTGAGCCCTTATAATCAAGACTAAATCATAATAACTTACTATTATAATAATTCTTAACACTCCCTTCAAATTAGAGCATAGATATTAACCATGCGCAACATGTTACAAATGAAATAACTATGCACTCCATTAAATGCCTTTGTAAACATATATGCTAGCTGATCGAGTAATCCTGACATAGGATGTGAATATGATATTTGGTTGAACCTTCTCCTGATGAAGTGACAACTCATCCAAAATATGTCATACACATATCAATTCACAATTCTTACTTTCCATTATATCAATCCACAATTTCATTGCCTTTTGAATCCATTACCACATGGGATCGGTTAAAGCAAGCATTCCTTGCTTGATATTTTCCACCAAGAAAAACTACACAATTGAGAAATCAAATCACTAGTTTTTCTCAAAAAGATGTATAATTGATCTATGAAGCTTGGGAGCACTTCAAGGAGATGTTGAAATTGTGCCCTCATCATGGGTTTGAGAGGTAGACAATTGTCCATACATTCTACAATGAACTCTCATACACTACAAGAATGACAATAGATATTACTGCAAGAGGAGCACTGATGAACTAGAACATAGAATAAGCATATGCTCTTATTGAAGATAGGGAACATAACCACTACCAATGTTCAAGTGATCGATCTCCTTAGAATAAATTCGATAGGTATGAAGTTGATGCATTACCTCATATTGTTTCCTGAGGTAGATGCACTGtttcaacaaattaaaaatttaaatataaatgttgTCACACCAAATGCTTCACCTTGTGAAAATTGTGGCATAGTGGGCATATGGTTGTTGAATGCCAAGTCGGAATGTCTGCGAATGGTGGGGTGGGTAATGAGCAAGTTAATTATCTTAACAATCCTAAAAAATGAGGCATTTTCTCCAATAATTACAATCAAGGGTAGAGGTATTATCCAAGTTTTTCCTACAAAAATCATCCCCTTAACCCCATTCCCCAACCAATGGTTAGACCACCTAGTTTCCAATGACCAAGGCCTTTAAACAACCCCGAAAAGTCTAGCTTAGaaaatttgttgaaaatttttatgcaaacttaaaccaaacaaaatgacgagtttaaaaatcaaaactagtCAGTGAATGAAGCACTTAGCCAGTTAGCATCTAAGATAGATTCCATGGCTACACATAATAAGATGTTGGAAACACAAATCACCCGAATGGCTCAACAAGTGACTTCATCCTCTAGATCTCCCGGTGCGTTCCGGGGGTAGCCTAAGCCCAATCCCAAGGGACAATTGAATGTTATCACCATACAAACCACCCATACCATTTCCTCAAAGATTCGCCAAGGCTAAAATTGAGGAGCAATTTAGGAAGTTTGTGGAACTTTTGAAAAAGTTATACATAAACATTTTTCTCACTAAAGCGTTGTCTTATATTTCGTCATATGCTaagtttttgaaagaaattttaTCAACCAAAAGAAAACTTGTCGACAATGAGACAGTTCCTTTAATTGAGGAATGTAGTGccataattcaaaataaattgccTCCAAAACTTAAATATCCTGAAAGTTTTTCTATTCCTTGTGTTAATGGTGATATGAGTTTTGAACGTGCTTTGtatgatcttggggctagtgtgagCTCATGCCTTTGTCAGTTTGTAAGAAGCTTTATGTGGGTAAGTTAAAGCCCTCAAACATTTCCTTACAGTAAGTTGATCAATCTATAAAATATCCAGTGGGAATATTAGAGGATGTTCCTATGAAAGTAGGATAGTTGTTTACACCGGCTAATTTTGTGGTGTTGTAAATGGAAGAGCATTCCGAAGTCCCGATTCTTCTTGGGAGATCTTTTCTTGCTACAAAAAAAGTTGTTATTGATGTGAAACATGGGAAGCTTGTCTTTAATGTGGATGATGAGaagattaaatataatttgtctaaccttatGAAAAGCCCTTCTCTTGAAGATTATTGTTGCAAGGTGGATTTAATTGATCATTGTGTTAAGGATTTTCCTTTAGGACCACTCTCCCAAGATGGGTTGGAAGCATGATTGATTGGAAACACAAGTCACGAAGATTTGGCAAAGGAAGTTGATGCATATGTTAAATAGTTGgatgaaaatcctcattttccAAACTTAAATTTAATGCATTGGCAGCAGAAAATTCAGTACCTCTCCCAAAAAAGGCTCCACAGATAGAACTTAAGTTGATTATGTTCacattttattgaagataaatcttcttcaaatctttaccacatcttcttttcaatttagtaaaagattttcttcaattataaatttgaatcaaatcttattttatattttattcaattataaatctgaatcaaatcttatttttgattttcttcaattataaatttgaatcaaatcttattttagattttcttcaatttataaatctaaatcatgTCTTAATTTAGATTATCttcaatataaatttgaatcaaatcttattttagattgtcttcaatttataaatctgatcaaatcttattttatattttcttcaattataaatttgaatcaaatcttatcttagattttcttcaaaaacaagaatcttctttcatactcttagtatcaaaactctaagtataaaactaATTTGATTCCAACACAACCCTCCATTGGGTCAACGAGAAAAAGAGGTAACCAATATCCTAATCCTTATGATATTGAATTTAGAAATGAAGAACAACAAGATAGGTATGATATGCTTGCTAAGAGAAGAATTTTACCCACACGTTATGTTGATGAATCTGCACAAGATATTTTGGGTTTGTCTGTGACATTTTCAGTATGTTTGATCAAATGCATTGGACTAATTTTATGACTCTAAAAATATCCACTTTTGCAAAAGTAACTTTAGAATTTCTGAGTTTTGTTGAGCTAGGGGTAGAGATAGTGAAGCAGATAATATCTCATTCAAATTATTTGATAACAAGCATGCCATGGATTTTTTTTGAGTTATGTGTCGTCTACCAATTTCTAAATGAAGGCATTCAAATTATACCCAAGTACTTGAATAGGCATGGATATTTGATTGTGAATTGTGGGGAGAGATTACATGAGAAATTGAATATGTGTATGCCTCCATCTCTTTGCCAAATCTCGTAAGAACTACCATTAGGAATAAAAATAACTGGTTGTTTAATCTTGAAGTCCCACAAAATCTAGTTGGAACCAAGTTAGTTTtccacttattttttttttatgttaacaaaagtattttataataccaataaaattggattaatggcttcattaagtatgcaaaaattggaagaagaaaatcagaGGAACGTACTAGAGGAAGTGACCAGAGGAAAATCACTAGAGGAAGTGACCAGAGGAACACAAAGTACACGTATCTGCCTCTAAACATATACCTATGAAGTTTTTAAGCTTCTGAAGGTTACGAAGATTGACTCTAATGTCTAGGTCAGATGTTTGGGTTAATGTTAGGGCCTGAAGACTGGGTCTGATAATAACGTCTGAAGACTGCCTATGAAGAATGTCTCTGAACTAATTATGAAGACTGCCTCTGAAGAATGACTCAGAAACTAAGTTTGAAGAATATTTAAAGAGTCCATTTGAAGCATGCATTTGAAGCCCTTGCATGCCTCTAATCTGCAGAAACTTAACATGCATCTAAAGAGTTCAAATCAAGCTATAATTAACTCTGACGTGATTgttcaaatcataaattcaaagCTCACAATCCATTGATCAAAATGGTTCGACACACTCCAAAAGCGGCCTTTGATATGCAGCCTCTAATGTTGCACTAACTTTGAAGTTTCAACAAGGTAATTTGCCCAATGCCATTAATTCTTAGTCATGCAATTCTGCCTCTAACTATTATTATTCAAGAAACACAGAATCTCACTACAACAAGAAAGTCAATGCCTCTAATGGAAAGTCAAcatttgaaattgaaagaattaagtatgaaaagaaGACTTAGTCAAATCAAAAACTTGTGAAGATCCAAGAATAACCTGAATCCATTACAGTGTAAATCAAGCaagagtattaaaaaatattcatgtttttgaagacaatctaaaataagatttgattcagatttataattgaataaaatctttgaccaagttgaaaagaagatgtcacgatttgaagaagatttgatcaagatttatcacaagttatgaattatttacaagaagatttgatcaagatttatctacaataaggtatgaattatttataagaagagTTGATCAcaatctacaagaagatattataaataattgtttacaagaagaaacactcacaagaagatacatttattatttacaaaGATATGATTCATATTTTGCAAGGACAAAGGCGAAACCCTAACCTTTTccataaatagatactcaaggctgaagaagaaaataagataACTCACAAGCACAAAATTTCCTAAGTAATTAGCGTTCATAAGGCTAAGATCTAGAAAAACACTtgctcaaaagaaatattttctaagtgttttctaCTGTGAGAGTCATTGTTACAATCAACTTGTTAAAAGCAAACCAATTTTTTCCATACTCTTGTAACCCGGCTTGATAATGGCTTTCGTGTTCCTCAATTAGTCTATAGGTTGTTAAATtatgttgagaagacttggcATATAAAGTCAAGGtgtttgtgttcctcaaaaaTTCTAAAGGTGTCAAGTTATTTTGAGTAGACtggcttgtagggtcaggtgttgtgtaatttaagttttgaattaatggattaaatccttctaaaTAAGGAACTGGACGTAGCTACAAGGTTGGTGGTGAACAAATATATATtcttgtgtcactttaattcTGCAATTCTTGTTTTACTTCTGCCTCTTATCACTTAACTTGATTGCTACTACTTTTATtctaagtaagtcaccaaactcatatcaattttaaataaattagtaataaGAATCCAACTTAGTCAAACGCAATTCAACCATTTTCTCGTCTTTGCTCATTCAGAGCCTTGTCGATCAAAGCCATAAGAACTGTTGCACCACCCTTATATTCATCAATGTGATTATCCCTCATCATCTCATCATGAAAAACCAAATTTCAATACATGGAGAGCTAATATACAGACTGAACAAAAGCGCCAAGGCCAAGTGTTCGATGGCTTGAATGCCATGGTGACTACAGTGTAGAACTACCACATCTCCCAAGACCACTTTCTATCACCATCATAATCTTGTGAGCTTTCTTATCCCTTTCttgactattttaatttttacattgAGGACAATGTCTATTCCAAGTATAGGAGATATGCTTTCTTATTTGCTTAGTTTCTTAGCATGTTAGTTctagtttttgttttaaaatataaatgaataaacaaataatttatcctTTCTTGAAAGAAAACTATTTTTGATGTCCTCGATAGGGAACCATGATGTATGTGATGCTATTGTCAAATAGGCAATGAACTCACCTCTTAGAGCCACACTTTTGGTTTGCTAAATTAGCGTATTCTTTGACTGCACATTCTCATTGATCTACCTACTAAATGTGAGTTTTAGACTTATGTAGGGGCTTGTTTTACATCATCAAATATTATGCCCCTTTGTTTGTTTTAAGTGATTATTCATCGACGATTGTGTTCTCTAGAACTTGACTTGCAACAACCTTAAGGCTAAAGAATTTATTTTTCAGACCTTAGAAGaacttgttttgttttatacttTCCACTAGTGTCTCACTTTGATCCTTACATCAATTATATTTCTTGGTTCCGTGATTTATtgataacaaattaaaattaaaaaaaaaacagaaagaaaaaggaaaagaaataaataaaataaaataaaaagaatttttgttaGTCCCGATTTGAAAGGGCACAATAAGGTGCTCTATTTGGAGAAACAAACTAGACTGATGAATGAAGTTTGGGCTGATGAATGACTGTTTGAATGTGTTAAGTTCCAATTACTCAAAAAGCTTACATGTAATcatatgtttatttttctatagtcttttgaatatttttctcCCCATTTATTGTCTTTTGGCCATGTTACAACCTTGAAAAGTTTTTTGATTCATATATGCTCTCATGATAGAAGTAGTGGATATTTGATTAATAGTCAAGCATATGGTAGGACAGTTTGCATTGGTGAAATTTTGAGTGAATGTCCACTACCTTGAAACACTGAGAGAATTTGAGAGTTGAATATCCTATTGATGAGAATTATGTtttctgtaagacccataattttaaagtaccatttatgtatttttggtgtattttggattttggctcggaggctttttagccaaagttaataatattatggagtgtataggatcaaaaagttattttgaccccgtttagaattactcgtcgataaataaatttaaattaagtgcggtaaatcctttacggagaatttaatgcgttacgggtaaaatggtaatttaacaaatatctagatattttgagacatttgttaagttatatttaatatatatatatatgtgtttgcttggagagaatagaaagaaaggaaattagaaggaaggaaaaggaaaagaaaaggttatataaaggaaagaaggaaataaaaaggaaggaaaaacaaagaaaggaaaaaggaaggaaggaaaatctgattttccatcttcttcctctgctacccgcggccaaattccctctttctcccattttcattttcgtcgctttcctttctttaaaactagtaacccaaggttgggtgagagttagaacaaaggtttcgcaactccactcttcctctttgattcaaaaacgaagaaaaacggtatttgagattcaaacacaaacccctccgtctcttctagatccaagcttcatttcgcgaagagttagaagggaaagttgctcactaccacgccacactgggcgttaagaatggggaatctcttaatgtctcggttacttaatgtttgtttttgaaaatcgtttagtaaatgagtattaagaatggggaatctcttaatgtctcggttacttaatattttgttttaagaaaagtcgtttaagttaactgggcgttaagaatggggaatctcttaatgtctcggttacttaatatttgtttttgaaaatcgtttaagttaactgggcgttaagaatggggaatctcttaatgtctcggttacttaatatttgtttttgaaaatcgtttaagttaactgggcgttaagaatggggaatctcttaatgtctcggttacttaatattttgttttgaaaatcgtttaagttaactgggcgttaagaatggggaatctcttaatgtctcggttacttaatattttgttttaagaaaagtcgtttaagttaactgggcgttaagaatggggaatctcttaatgtctcggttacttaatatttgtttttgaaaatcgtttaagttaactgggcgttaagaatggggaatctcttaatgtcccggctacttaatatttgttttttttttaaattgtttcagtaaatgagtattaagaatggggaatctcttaatgacttatttactgaatgttttgttttgagaatcgttaagttaaatgagaattaagaatggggaatctcttaatgtctcgtttacttatgtgtgttttggtaaatcgtgcagacccgtgataggtggcaccttggtaaacggtacgggcccgtgataggcagtacgtttacgatttacgtttggtaagttgtgcagacccgggataggtggcacctcggtaaacagtacggacccgtgataggtagtacgtttacgacttacgttcctgcgggaattgcgtttgtccgtgagagactgcgcaggggtttgtccgtgagagactacgccctggtttaagttagatgagaattaagaatggggaatctcttaatgtctcgtttacttatgtatgttttggtaaatcgtgcagacccgtgataggtggcaccttggtaaacggtacgggcccgtgataggcagtacgtttacgatttacgtttggtaagttgtgcagacccgggataggtggcacctcggtaaacagtacggacccgtgataggtagtacgtttacgacttacgttcctgagggaattgtgtttgtccgtgagagactgcacaggtgtttgtccgtgagagactacaccctgttaaattgtgaattgttggttcactTGGCAtgtgtattaattgtgttatgagtgttatgttttggaatttggtgattaCATGTTTTCttgcaataccatttcaaaacccatgatgttgtattaattgtgttaacaatgttaagtgttatgttttggaatttggtgataacatgtttgcttgcattACTATTTCGAAATTAacgatgttgtagcgattgcgttaccagtgctaagtgttaggatttgagattaagTATGATGTTTATCGAAATCccatttgtcgtggtgattgtgtgggaattgctaagtgtgattgttcggatttgtgtgtaagtgttgattggttttgaaaccctttaaaaagctgatttTTGCTATTTTCCcgttgctgtctgatgtgtattcgaatacagaaagctgtattcgaatacagacatgctgttttttttgctgaatgttgaaacagccttgtattcgaatacagagatgctgtattcgaatacaacaatgttgttttgttaaaaacttcatttctcaaccttgtttatgcatgtttggcatatggaaacccttttaaggtgcatgcttagttgaaaggttattttgagcatttaaaatcttaattgctatgtgttaactgttatttttttggttggtgaccctttacaattattgtggaaatctgggctttgccctcagatgagagtcaggacggtcctaccggttcgtaccctacggacgggaatggagatgggaacgcttgactgcagttacgttaggaggatctcacggggcgcgtggagatactcagggtgtatagctttttggtaggatgatcagattaggatgatgtataggaactaggtgtccttctttttggattggagtatttttagtttggaaaactgtacttatacaaatattatcagtttgatatcatctttggatgggttccatgtaccatttgatgttatgtaaatgttttggatttataattggagaaacttttccgctgcgtaaattataatgactcaattatttatccaaaagcatttcctgatttatttctttgttcgtttttaattacttttaaaaaaaaaaatataccctcgctttgaaaaacggggtgttacacaatttagtactttttttattctaaattgtatcttcattcttAGCTTAGTCAACAACTATCttattcattaataattttgaataagacattttttgataat
It contains:
- the LOC101491750 gene encoding uncharacterized protein: MLSPYKPPIPFPQRFAKAKIEEQFRKFVELLKKLYINIFLTKALSYISSYAKFLKEILSTKRKLVDNETVPLIEECSAIIQNKLPPKLKYPESFSIPCVNGDMSFERALYDLGASVSSCLCQFVRSFMWHSEVPILLGRSFLATKKVVIDVKHGKLVFNVDDEKIKYNLSNLMKSPSLEDYCCKVDLIDHCVKDFPLGPLSQDGLEA